In Bacteroidales bacterium, the DNA window CATTTTTATCATTATCGGCTGCAAATATATTCATTTTTTTAGAAGCCCCAGCCTTGAGCTAAATTTTTTAATTTTGTTCTGAACTAAAACGCAAAGAATATGTTTAAAACCAACGAATATTTTGATGGTCAAGTAATGTCAATTGCATTGAATACTAAAGGTGGTGAAGCTACAATTGGTGTGATGGCTGCTGGAGAATACGAATTTGGAACTTCCACGGTTGAATATATGACGGTGACCAGTGGAAAAATGAATGTGAAACTACCAGGGAAAGAAGAGTGGAAAGTGTATGGCGAGTTTGAAACTTTTATTGTAGATAAAGACGTGAAGTTTAAAGTAAAAGTTGACAACGACACTTCGTACCGCTGTTTATACCGTTAAAAGAAATAATTATAAAATGTATTTCTAAAACACATAAAAAAAGCCCGTCAAAAAAAAATTGACGAGCTCTTTAAATTTTTTCGAATGCTTGTTTATTTCACAGCATCGACAAT includes these proteins:
- a CDS encoding pyrimidine/purine nucleoside phosphorylase; translated protein: MFKTNEYFDGQVMSIALNTKGGEATIGVMAAGEYEFGTSTVEYMTVTSGKMNVKLPGKEEWKVYGEFETFIVDKDVKFKVKVDNDTSYRCLYR